One Rosa chinensis cultivar Old Blush chromosome 5, RchiOBHm-V2, whole genome shotgun sequence genomic region harbors:
- the LOC112164925 gene encoding bifunctional riboflavin kinase/FMN phosphatase isoform X1, with protein sequence MRLFDQIPFRRDKLRFAFCQAHTSLSLQSPDHFQSECSIDQSIVNLCDLYVVLKMSITKPLKKLVSCVILDLDGTLLHTDGIVSDVLRVYLGKYGKKWDGREVQKIVGKTPLEAATAVVEDYGLSCTTSELLSELDPMFSNQWCNIKALPGANRLIKHLSGHRVPIALASNSPRENIETKISFHQGWKESFLVIIGGDEVRSGKPSPEIFLEAAKRLNIEPSSCLVIEDSLPGVTAGKAAGMEVVAVPSLPKQSHLFTSADEVINSLLDLHPEKWGLPPFKDWIKDTLPIESWQIGGPVIKGFGRGSKVLGIPTANLSTERYSALLSEHPSGVYFGWAGLPTRGVFKMVMSIGWNPYFNNTEKTIEPWLLHDFDEDFYGEELHLIIVGYIRPEANFPSLESLIEKIHEDRKIAEEALDLPMYSKFKDDPYLKDST encoded by the exons ATGCGCCTTTTCGATCAAATACCATTTCGTCGTGATAAG CTTCGCTTTGCTTTCTGTCAAGCCCACAcatctctctccctccaaaGCCCAGATCACTTCCAATCAG AATGTTCCATTGATCAGAGCATAGTGAATCTCTGTGATCTGTATGTGGTCTTGAAGATGTCTATCACCAAGCCATTAAAGAAATTAGTGTCGTGTGTTATCCTTGATTTGGATGGTACACTACTACACACAG ATGGCATAGTAAGTGATGTTTTAAGAGTTTATTTGGGCAAGTATGGAAAGAAATGGGATGGGAGGGAAGTTCAAAAGATAGTTGGAAAAACACCACTCGAAGCTGCAACTGCTGTTGTGGAGGATTATGGGCTATCTTGCACAACGAGTGAATTACTCTCAGAGCTTGACCCAATGTTCTCAAATCA GTGGTGCAACATCAAAGCGCTTCCAGGTGCCAATCGGCTAATTAAACATTTGAGCGGTCACAGAGTGCCAATAGCATTGGCTTCAAACTCTCCAAGGGAAAACATAGAAACCAAAATTTCTTTTCATCAGG GTTGGAAAGAATCCTTCTTAGTTATCATTGGAGGTGACGAAGTAAGATCAGGAAAGCCATCTCCTGAAAT ATTCCTTGAAGCTGCTAAAAGATTAAATATTGAACCGTCCAGCTGTCTTGTCATTGAAGATTCTCT GCCAGGTGTGACAGCCGGGAAGGCTGCTGGAATGGAGGTAGTTGCTGTACCCTCTCTGCCAAAGCAATCCCATCTCTTTACTTCAGCAGATGAGGTGATCAACTCTCTACTTGATTTGCATCCTGAAAAGTGGGGCCTACCTCCTTTCAAAGATT GGATAAAAGACACTTTGCCAATAGAATCTTGGCAAATTGGTGGTCCTGTCATTAAGGGATTTGGTCGGGGCTCAAAAGTACTTGGGATCCCTACAG CTAATCTATCCACCGAGCGATATTCAGCTCTCCTTTCAGAACATCCCTCGGGAGTATATTTCGGTTGGGCTGGATTACCAACGCGAGGTGTCTTTAAAATGGTCATGAGTATTGGTTGGAATCCTTATTTCAACAACACTGAAAAGACTATA GAGCCGTGGCTGCTTCATGACTTTGATGAGGACTTCTATGGGGAGGAATTGCATCTTATCATAGTTGGCTACATACGGCCTGAG GCCAATTTCCCGTCTCTCGAGAGCTTGATCGAAAAGATCCATGAGGACCGGAAAATTGCAGAGGAAGCTCTTGATCTTCCAATGTACTCAAAATTCAAGGATGACCCATATCTTAAAGACTCTACATAA
- the LOC112164925 gene encoding bifunctional riboflavin kinase/FMN phosphatase isoform X2 has translation MRLFDQIPFRRDKLRFAFCQAHTSLSLQSPDHFQSDGIVSDVLRVYLGKYGKKWDGREVQKIVGKTPLEAATAVVEDYGLSCTTSELLSELDPMFSNQWCNIKALPGANRLIKHLSGHRVPIALASNSPRENIETKISFHQGWKESFLVIIGGDEVRSGKPSPEIFLEAAKRLNIEPSSCLVIEDSLPGVTAGKAAGMEVVAVPSLPKQSHLFTSADEVINSLLDLHPEKWGLPPFKDWIKDTLPIESWQIGGPVIKGFGRGSKVLGIPTANLSTERYSALLSEHPSGVYFGWAGLPTRGVFKMVMSIGWNPYFNNTEKTIEPWLLHDFDEDFYGEELHLIIVGYIRPEANFPSLESLIEKIHEDRKIAEEALDLPMYSKFKDDPYLKDST, from the exons ATGCGCCTTTTCGATCAAATACCATTTCGTCGTGATAAG CTTCGCTTTGCTTTCTGTCAAGCCCACAcatctctctccctccaaaGCCCAGATCACTTCCAATCAG ATGGCATAGTAAGTGATGTTTTAAGAGTTTATTTGGGCAAGTATGGAAAGAAATGGGATGGGAGGGAAGTTCAAAAGATAGTTGGAAAAACACCACTCGAAGCTGCAACTGCTGTTGTGGAGGATTATGGGCTATCTTGCACAACGAGTGAATTACTCTCAGAGCTTGACCCAATGTTCTCAAATCA GTGGTGCAACATCAAAGCGCTTCCAGGTGCCAATCGGCTAATTAAACATTTGAGCGGTCACAGAGTGCCAATAGCATTGGCTTCAAACTCTCCAAGGGAAAACATAGAAACCAAAATTTCTTTTCATCAGG GTTGGAAAGAATCCTTCTTAGTTATCATTGGAGGTGACGAAGTAAGATCAGGAAAGCCATCTCCTGAAAT ATTCCTTGAAGCTGCTAAAAGATTAAATATTGAACCGTCCAGCTGTCTTGTCATTGAAGATTCTCT GCCAGGTGTGACAGCCGGGAAGGCTGCTGGAATGGAGGTAGTTGCTGTACCCTCTCTGCCAAAGCAATCCCATCTCTTTACTTCAGCAGATGAGGTGATCAACTCTCTACTTGATTTGCATCCTGAAAAGTGGGGCCTACCTCCTTTCAAAGATT GGATAAAAGACACTTTGCCAATAGAATCTTGGCAAATTGGTGGTCCTGTCATTAAGGGATTTGGTCGGGGCTCAAAAGTACTTGGGATCCCTACAG CTAATCTATCCACCGAGCGATATTCAGCTCTCCTTTCAGAACATCCCTCGGGAGTATATTTCGGTTGGGCTGGATTACCAACGCGAGGTGTCTTTAAAATGGTCATGAGTATTGGTTGGAATCCTTATTTCAACAACACTGAAAAGACTATA GAGCCGTGGCTGCTTCATGACTTTGATGAGGACTTCTATGGGGAGGAATTGCATCTTATCATAGTTGGCTACATACGGCCTGAG GCCAATTTCCCGTCTCTCGAGAGCTTGATCGAAAAGATCCATGAGGACCGGAAAATTGCAGAGGAAGCTCTTGATCTTCCAATGTACTCAAAATTCAAGGATGACCCATATCTTAAAGACTCTACATAA
- the LOC112164925 gene encoding bifunctional riboflavin kinase/FMN phosphatase isoform X3 translates to MSITKPLKKLVSCVILDLDGTLLHTDGIVSDVLRVYLGKYGKKWDGREVQKIVGKTPLEAATAVVEDYGLSCTTSELLSELDPMFSNQWCNIKALPGANRLIKHLSGHRVPIALASNSPRENIETKISFHQGWKESFLVIIGGDEVRSGKPSPEIFLEAAKRLNIEPSSCLVIEDSLPGVTAGKAAGMEVVAVPSLPKQSHLFTSADEVINSLLDLHPEKWGLPPFKDWIKDTLPIESWQIGGPVIKGFGRGSKVLGIPTANLSTERYSALLSEHPSGVYFGWAGLPTRGVFKMVMSIGWNPYFNNTEKTIEPWLLHDFDEDFYGEELHLIIVGYIRPEANFPSLESLIEKIHEDRKIAEEALDLPMYSKFKDDPYLKDST, encoded by the exons ATGTCTATCACCAAGCCATTAAAGAAATTAGTGTCGTGTGTTATCCTTGATTTGGATGGTACACTACTACACACAG ATGGCATAGTAAGTGATGTTTTAAGAGTTTATTTGGGCAAGTATGGAAAGAAATGGGATGGGAGGGAAGTTCAAAAGATAGTTGGAAAAACACCACTCGAAGCTGCAACTGCTGTTGTGGAGGATTATGGGCTATCTTGCACAACGAGTGAATTACTCTCAGAGCTTGACCCAATGTTCTCAAATCA GTGGTGCAACATCAAAGCGCTTCCAGGTGCCAATCGGCTAATTAAACATTTGAGCGGTCACAGAGTGCCAATAGCATTGGCTTCAAACTCTCCAAGGGAAAACATAGAAACCAAAATTTCTTTTCATCAGG GTTGGAAAGAATCCTTCTTAGTTATCATTGGAGGTGACGAAGTAAGATCAGGAAAGCCATCTCCTGAAAT ATTCCTTGAAGCTGCTAAAAGATTAAATATTGAACCGTCCAGCTGTCTTGTCATTGAAGATTCTCT GCCAGGTGTGACAGCCGGGAAGGCTGCTGGAATGGAGGTAGTTGCTGTACCCTCTCTGCCAAAGCAATCCCATCTCTTTACTTCAGCAGATGAGGTGATCAACTCTCTACTTGATTTGCATCCTGAAAAGTGGGGCCTACCTCCTTTCAAAGATT GGATAAAAGACACTTTGCCAATAGAATCTTGGCAAATTGGTGGTCCTGTCATTAAGGGATTTGGTCGGGGCTCAAAAGTACTTGGGATCCCTACAG CTAATCTATCCACCGAGCGATATTCAGCTCTCCTTTCAGAACATCCCTCGGGAGTATATTTCGGTTGGGCTGGATTACCAACGCGAGGTGTCTTTAAAATGGTCATGAGTATTGGTTGGAATCCTTATTTCAACAACACTGAAAAGACTATA GAGCCGTGGCTGCTTCATGACTTTGATGAGGACTTCTATGGGGAGGAATTGCATCTTATCATAGTTGGCTACATACGGCCTGAG GCCAATTTCCCGTCTCTCGAGAGCTTGATCGAAAAGATCCATGAGGACCGGAAAATTGCAGAGGAAGCTCTTGATCTTCCAATGTACTCAAAATTCAAGGATGACCCATATCTTAAAGACTCTACATAA
- the LOC112164926 gene encoding dephospho-CoA kinase isoform X5 translates to MRIVGLTGGISSGKSTVSNLFKAHDIPVVDADLVARDVLKKGTGGWKKVVSAFGQGILQPDGEVDRPKLGQIVFSNPEKRQLLNRLLAPYISSGIFWAILKLWLKGFKVIVLDVPLLFEAKMDRWTKPIIVVWVDPETQLQRLMSRDRTSEDDARNRINAQMSLDIKRTKADIVIDNTGSQEDLKEKFKSVLFEVAKPLTWTEFWLSRQEW, encoded by the exons ATGAGGATAGTGGGACTGACAGGTGGGATTTCGTCTGGGAAGAGCACTGTCTCAAATCTCTTCAAGGCCCATGACATACCTGTTGTTGACGCCGATCTTGTGGCTCGA GATGTATTGAAGAAGGGAACTGGTGGATGGAAAAAGGTTGTTTCAGCATTTGGACAGGGCATTTTGCAACCTGATGGAGAAGTTGATAGGCCTAAACTAGGGCAAATTGTATTCTCTAATCCCGAGAAGCGTCAACTTTTGAATCG ACTACTGGCTCCTTACATATCATCTGGAATCTTTTGGGCAATTTTGAAGCTATGGTTGAAGGGGTTTAAGGTTATTGTTCTTGATGTCCCTCTATTGTTTGAGGCCAAGATGGACAGATGGACAAAGCCCATTATTGTTGTATGGGTCGATCCTGAAACACAGCTCCAGAGACTCATGTCGAGGGACAGAACAAGTGAGGATGATGCTCGAAACAGAATAAATGCTCAGATGTCACTCGATATAAAGAGGACTAAGGCAGACATAGTGATTGATAACACTGGATCACAAGAGGATTTGAAAGAGAAGTTTAAGAGTGTGCTATTTGAGGTCGCAAAGCCCTTGACATGGACTGAATTTTGGCTTTCTCGACAAG AATGGTAA
- the LOC112164926 gene encoding dephospho-CoA kinase isoform X3, translated as MRIVGLTGGISSGKSTVSNLFKAHDIPVVDADLVARDVLKKGTGGWKKVVSAFGQGILQPDGEVDRPKLGQIVFSNPEKRQLLNRLLAPYISSGIFWAILKLWLKGFKVIVLDVPLLFEAKMDRWTKPIIVVWVDPETQLQRLMSRDRTSEDDARNRINAQMSLDIKRTKADIVIDNTGSQEDLKEKFKSVLFEVAKPLTWTEFWLSRQGARVQKRVKSVMS; from the exons ATGAGGATAGTGGGACTGACAGGTGGGATTTCGTCTGGGAAGAGCACTGTCTCAAATCTCTTCAAGGCCCATGACATACCTGTTGTTGACGCCGATCTTGTGGCTCGA GATGTATTGAAGAAGGGAACTGGTGGATGGAAAAAGGTTGTTTCAGCATTTGGACAGGGCATTTTGCAACCTGATGGAGAAGTTGATAGGCCTAAACTAGGGCAAATTGTATTCTCTAATCCCGAGAAGCGTCAACTTTTGAATCG ACTACTGGCTCCTTACATATCATCTGGAATCTTTTGGGCAATTTTGAAGCTATGGTTGAAGGGGTTTAAGGTTATTGTTCTTGATGTCCCTCTATTGTTTGAGGCCAAGATGGACAGATGGACAAAGCCCATTATTGTTGTATGGGTCGATCCTGAAACACAGCTCCAGAGACTCATGTCGAGGGACAGAACAAGTGAGGATGATGCTCGAAACAGAATAAATGCTCAGATGTCACTCGATATAAAGAGGACTAAGGCAGACATAGTGATTGATAACACTGGATCACAAGAGGATTTGAAAGAGAAGTTTAAGAGTGTGCTATTTGAGGTCGCAAAGCCCTTGACATGGACTGAATTTTGGCTTTCTCGACAAG GTGCTCGGGTTCAAAAGAGAGTCAAGTCTGTGATGAGTTAA
- the LOC112164926 gene encoding dephospho-CoA kinase isoform X1, with amino-acid sequence MRIVGLTGGISSGKSTVSNLFKAHDIPVVDADLVARDVLKKGTGGWKKVVSAFGQGILQPDGEVDRPKLGQIVFSNPEKRQLLNRLLAPYISSGIFWAILKLWLKGFKVIVLDVPLLFEAKMDRWTKPIIVVWVDPETQLQRLMSRDRTSEDDARNRINAQMSLDIKRTKADIVIDNTGSQEDLKEKFKSVLFEVAKPLTWTEFWLSRQDDADDVDNDGSDDEHKKDDADNVDDDGHQDL; translated from the exons ATGAGGATAGTGGGACTGACAGGTGGGATTTCGTCTGGGAAGAGCACTGTCTCAAATCTCTTCAAGGCCCATGACATACCTGTTGTTGACGCCGATCTTGTGGCTCGA GATGTATTGAAGAAGGGAACTGGTGGATGGAAAAAGGTTGTTTCAGCATTTGGACAGGGCATTTTGCAACCTGATGGAGAAGTTGATAGGCCTAAACTAGGGCAAATTGTATTCTCTAATCCCGAGAAGCGTCAACTTTTGAATCG ACTACTGGCTCCTTACATATCATCTGGAATCTTTTGGGCAATTTTGAAGCTATGGTTGAAGGGGTTTAAGGTTATTGTTCTTGATGTCCCTCTATTGTTTGAGGCCAAGATGGACAGATGGACAAAGCCCATTATTGTTGTATGGGTCGATCCTGAAACACAGCTCCAGAGACTCATGTCGAGGGACAGAACAAGTGAGGATGATGCTCGAAACAGAATAAATGCTCAGATGTCACTCGATATAAAGAGGACTAAGGCAGACATAGTGATTGATAACACTGGATCACAAGAGGATTTGAAAGAGAAGTTTAAGAGTGTGCTATTTGAGGTCGCAAAGCCCTTGACATGGACTGAATTTTGGCTTTCTCGACAAG ATGATGCCGACGATGTTGATAATGATGGTAGTGATGATGAGCATAAGAAAGATGATGCTGACAATGTTGATGATGATGGGCATCAGGATCTATGA
- the LOC112164926 gene encoding dephospho-CoA kinase isoform X2 → MRIVGLTGGISSGKSTVSNLFKAHDIPVVDADLVARDVLKKGTGGWKKVVSAFGQGILQPDGEVDRPKLGQIVFSNPEKRQLLNRLLAPYISSGIFWAILKLWLKGFKVIVLDVPLLFEAKMDRWTKPIIVVWVDPETQLQRLMSRDRTSEDDARNRINAQMSLDIKRTKADIVIDNTGSQEDLKEKFKSVLFEVAKPLTWTEFWLSRQGASSALVSIIIGVLLFRKVYNSDSKL, encoded by the exons ATGAGGATAGTGGGACTGACAGGTGGGATTTCGTCTGGGAAGAGCACTGTCTCAAATCTCTTCAAGGCCCATGACATACCTGTTGTTGACGCCGATCTTGTGGCTCGA GATGTATTGAAGAAGGGAACTGGTGGATGGAAAAAGGTTGTTTCAGCATTTGGACAGGGCATTTTGCAACCTGATGGAGAAGTTGATAGGCCTAAACTAGGGCAAATTGTATTCTCTAATCCCGAGAAGCGTCAACTTTTGAATCG ACTACTGGCTCCTTACATATCATCTGGAATCTTTTGGGCAATTTTGAAGCTATGGTTGAAGGGGTTTAAGGTTATTGTTCTTGATGTCCCTCTATTGTTTGAGGCCAAGATGGACAGATGGACAAAGCCCATTATTGTTGTATGGGTCGATCCTGAAACACAGCTCCAGAGACTCATGTCGAGGGACAGAACAAGTGAGGATGATGCTCGAAACAGAATAAATGCTCAGATGTCACTCGATATAAAGAGGACTAAGGCAGACATAGTGATTGATAACACTGGATCACAAGAGGATTTGAAAGAGAAGTTTAAGAGTGTGCTATTTGAGGTCGCAAAGCCCTTGACATGGACTGAATTTTGGCTTTCTCGACAAGGTGCTTCATCTGCTCTTGTCTCCATTATCATAGGTGTTCTTTTGTTCAGAAAAGTTTATAACAGTGATAGTAAATTATAG
- the LOC112164926 gene encoding dephospho-CoA kinase isoform X4, with translation MRIVGLTGGISSGKSTVSNLFKAHDIPVVDADLVARDVLKKGTGGWKKVVSAFGQGILQPDGEVDRPKLGQIVFSNPEKRQLLNRLLAPYISSGIFWAILKLWLKGFKVIVLDVPLLFEAKMDRWTKPIIVVWVDPETQLQRLMSRDRTSEDDARNRINAQMSLDIKRTKADIVIDNTGSQEDLKEKFKSVLFEVAKPLTWTEFWLSRQGVR, from the exons ATGAGGATAGTGGGACTGACAGGTGGGATTTCGTCTGGGAAGAGCACTGTCTCAAATCTCTTCAAGGCCCATGACATACCTGTTGTTGACGCCGATCTTGTGGCTCGA GATGTATTGAAGAAGGGAACTGGTGGATGGAAAAAGGTTGTTTCAGCATTTGGACAGGGCATTTTGCAACCTGATGGAGAAGTTGATAGGCCTAAACTAGGGCAAATTGTATTCTCTAATCCCGAGAAGCGTCAACTTTTGAATCG ACTACTGGCTCCTTACATATCATCTGGAATCTTTTGGGCAATTTTGAAGCTATGGTTGAAGGGGTTTAAGGTTATTGTTCTTGATGTCCCTCTATTGTTTGAGGCCAAGATGGACAGATGGACAAAGCCCATTATTGTTGTATGGGTCGATCCTGAAACACAGCTCCAGAGACTCATGTCGAGGGACAGAACAAGTGAGGATGATGCTCGAAACAGAATAAATGCTCAGATGTCACTCGATATAAAGAGGACTAAGGCAGACATAGTGATTGATAACACTGGATCACAAGAGGATTTGAAAGAGAAGTTTAAGAGTGTGCTATTTGAGGTCGCAAAGCCCTTGACATGGACTGAATTTTGGCTTTCTCGACAAG GAGTTAGATGA
- the LOC112164925 gene encoding bifunctional riboflavin kinase/FMN phosphatase isoform X4 yields MFSNQWCNIKALPGANRLIKHLSGHRVPIALASNSPRENIETKISFHQGWKESFLVIIGGDEVRSGKPSPEIFLEAAKRLNIEPSSCLVIEDSLPGVTAGKAAGMEVVAVPSLPKQSHLFTSADEVINSLLDLHPEKWGLPPFKDWIKDTLPIESWQIGGPVIKGFGRGSKVLGIPTANLSTERYSALLSEHPSGVYFGWAGLPTRGVFKMVMSIGWNPYFNNTEKTIEPWLLHDFDEDFYGEELHLIIVGYIRPEANFPSLESLIEKIHEDRKIAEEALDLPMYSKFKDDPYLKDST; encoded by the exons ATGTTCTCAAATCA GTGGTGCAACATCAAAGCGCTTCCAGGTGCCAATCGGCTAATTAAACATTTGAGCGGTCACAGAGTGCCAATAGCATTGGCTTCAAACTCTCCAAGGGAAAACATAGAAACCAAAATTTCTTTTCATCAGG GTTGGAAAGAATCCTTCTTAGTTATCATTGGAGGTGACGAAGTAAGATCAGGAAAGCCATCTCCTGAAAT ATTCCTTGAAGCTGCTAAAAGATTAAATATTGAACCGTCCAGCTGTCTTGTCATTGAAGATTCTCT GCCAGGTGTGACAGCCGGGAAGGCTGCTGGAATGGAGGTAGTTGCTGTACCCTCTCTGCCAAAGCAATCCCATCTCTTTACTTCAGCAGATGAGGTGATCAACTCTCTACTTGATTTGCATCCTGAAAAGTGGGGCCTACCTCCTTTCAAAGATT GGATAAAAGACACTTTGCCAATAGAATCTTGGCAAATTGGTGGTCCTGTCATTAAGGGATTTGGTCGGGGCTCAAAAGTACTTGGGATCCCTACAG CTAATCTATCCACCGAGCGATATTCAGCTCTCCTTTCAGAACATCCCTCGGGAGTATATTTCGGTTGGGCTGGATTACCAACGCGAGGTGTCTTTAAAATGGTCATGAGTATTGGTTGGAATCCTTATTTCAACAACACTGAAAAGACTATA GAGCCGTGGCTGCTTCATGACTTTGATGAGGACTTCTATGGGGAGGAATTGCATCTTATCATAGTTGGCTACATACGGCCTGAG GCCAATTTCCCGTCTCTCGAGAGCTTGATCGAAAAGATCCATGAGGACCGGAAAATTGCAGAGGAAGCTCTTGATCTTCCAATGTACTCAAAATTCAAGGATGACCCATATCTTAAAGACTCTACATAA